One Candidatus Aegiribacteria sp. genomic window, ATGGGAGCAGACATACCTCGACAAAATCGCTTTCATCAATCTGCCCGCCATGTGCAATATTCACATTTACACACTTGCCGGAGATCATGTGATTACCCTCGAACATCGTAGCTGGAGCGGAAATGAAGGCACGGAGTTCTGGGATCTAGTCAGCAGAAATGATCAGGAAGTAACATCCGGTCTCTACATTTATCGTGTTGAGACTGAGGATGATTACGTTATCGGCAAGTTTGCCATAATTAAGTAGGAGAGGAGTGACCATGAAGTATACAGGAATAGTCCTGACAGCAGCGGTCGCCGTTCTGCCGAAGCAAGTTCTTTCGCGAAGGTCGGAACTTCTGGCGCGCAGTTCCTGAAAATAGGACTGGGTGCCCGCGGAACCGCAATGGCTGGTGCTTTTATCGCTACAGCCGATGATCCAAGCGCCGCATTCTGGAATCCAGCCTGCCTTGTAAGAGTACCCGGAACACAGGTGCAATTTTCAGGCATGCAGTGGTTTGCGGACATACTTTACGGCGCAGGTGTCGTATCCCATGAAATTGCCGGAGTAGGTACCTTCTCTGCTCAGTTCGCGATGCTGCAGTCCGGCGACATGGACGTAACCACCGTTGCTCATCCCGAAGGAACGGGAGAAACCTTCTCATGTAATGACATGGTGGCAGGTATCTCCTTTTCCAGAATGCTGACCGACAGGTTCAGTGCCGGAATGACGGTGAAGTATGTACGGGAGCAGTGGGATGATATTTCCGCTGGCGGTATCGCTGTTGATATTGGTACCCTTTACGATACGGGTTTCAAAACCCTGCGTATCGGTATGACAATTCAGCACTTTGGAGGGGAACTGACTCCAGGAGGAGAATACACTACGTATTACAGCGGAGGCGATTCGACAGAGGTTTACGAACCCTACTCGATGCCGATGGTCTTCAAGCTCGGTATGGCTATGGATATTATCAACAGAGGCCCTCATTTCCTGACGGTTGAAATTGATGGTATTCATCCCAACGACAATGTAGAGGAACTTGGAATCGGTACCGAATACTGGTACAATAATATGTTCGCCCTTCGAGGCGGCTATTGTATAAACACAGACGAAGAAGGTCTTACCGCTGGAGCGGGATTCAATATCCCTGTGAGCGGAAAGACTATATCACTTGATTAC contains:
- a CDS encoding PorV/PorQ family protein, which produces MKIGLGARGTAMAGAFIATADDPSAAFWNPACLVRVPGTQVQFSGMQWFADILYGAGVVSHEIAGVGTFSAQFAMLQSGDMDVTTVAHPEGTGETFSCNDMVAGISFSRMLTDRFSAGMTVKYVREQWDDISAGGIAVDIGTLYDTGFKTLRIGMTIQHFGGELTPGGEYTTYYSGGDSTEVYEPYSMPMVFKLGMAMDIINRGPHFLTVEIDGIHPNDNVEELGIGTEYWYNNMFALRGGYCINTDEEGLTAGAGFNIPVSGKTISLDYAYADWNRLDMVHQASLGFAF